From Streptomyces griseorubiginosus, one genomic window encodes:
- a CDS encoding amidohydrolase family protein — translation MTRIDAHHHVWRLGDPPQRSSRPSPRRHDWLETPDMASVRRDFTMDDLAADTAAAGIDRTILVQVLPDVDETADFLALAASSDLVAGVVGWVDLTAEDVTGTLAALRAGTGGELLAGIRHLVQAEPDPAWLNRPDVRRGLGAVAHAELVYDLLTVPDQLPAALDTVRALPELTFVLDHISKPPIASGEREPWATRVRALAAEPNVFCKLSGMVTEADRGSWTTADLRPYADVVLDAFGPSRVMFGSDWPVCLLAASYQQLVRTTEELTSGLSAAGRAEVFGRTAARAYRLPLERLREEAP, via the coding sequence ATGACCAGGATCGACGCCCACCACCACGTCTGGCGCCTGGGCGACCCGCCCCAGCGCTCCTCGCGACCGAGTCCCCGTCGGCACGACTGGCTCGAGACCCCTGACATGGCCTCCGTACGCCGCGACTTCACCATGGACGACCTCGCGGCGGACACCGCGGCCGCCGGCATCGACCGCACGATCCTCGTCCAGGTGCTGCCCGACGTGGACGAGACCGCCGACTTCCTGGCCCTGGCCGCGTCGTCCGACCTGGTCGCCGGCGTCGTCGGCTGGGTGGACCTGACGGCCGAGGACGTGACCGGCACCCTGGCCGCCCTGCGAGCGGGCACCGGCGGCGAACTCCTGGCCGGCATACGGCACTTGGTACAGGCCGAGCCGGACCCGGCCTGGCTGAACCGTCCGGACGTCCGGCGGGGACTGGGCGCGGTGGCCCACGCGGAGCTGGTCTACGACCTCCTCACCGTCCCGGACCAGCTGCCCGCCGCCCTCGACACGGTCCGTGCACTCCCCGAGCTGACCTTCGTCCTGGACCACATCTCCAAACCGCCCATCGCCTCGGGCGAGCGGGAGCCCTGGGCCACCCGGGTCCGTGCGCTGGCCGCCGAGCCGAACGTGTTCTGCAAGCTGTCCGGGATGGTCACCGAGGCCGACCGCGGCAGCTGGACCACCGCCGACCTGCGCCCCTACGCCGACGTCGTGCTGGACGCCTTCGGCCCGTCCCGGGTGATGTTCGGCTCCGACTGGCCGGTCTGCCTGCTCGCCGCCTCCTACCAGCAGCTCGTCCGCACCACGGAGGAGCTCACCTCCGGGCTGAGCGCCGCCGGGCGTGCCGAGGTGTTCGGCCGCACAGCGGCCCGCGCTTACCGACTGCCCCTGGAAAGACTGCGTGAGGAAGCCCCGTGA